The following proteins come from a genomic window of Bradyrhizobium paxllaeri:
- a CDS encoding Bug family tripartite tricarboxylate transporter substrate binding protein, whose protein sequence is MKIQRRQFLQLAAGAAAVPLTAASASAQAYPARPVRLVIGYTPGGSADLTSRLMGQWLSEKLGQSFVIENRPGGGTNIATESVLRATPDGYTLLLVAPANAINATLYDKLPFDFMKEVEPIAGIIRFPNVVVVHPSLPIKTIPELIAYAKANPGKLNMASSGNGSTIHMSGELFKMLTGINMQHVPYRGGAPALTDMLSGQMHVMFDNLPTCAEHVKSGKLRGLAVTSTTRSDVLPDLPLVADFLSGYEASAWYGLAAPKGTPAEIVDRLNKAVNEILADPKAKARFAEIGAILLPGSPADFGKLVADETEKWGKVVKFAGAKVD, encoded by the coding sequence ATGAAGATTCAGCGTCGTCAATTTCTGCAACTCGCAGCCGGTGCGGCTGCTGTTCCGCTCACAGCTGCAAGCGCAAGCGCGCAGGCCTATCCGGCGCGGCCGGTGCGCCTCGTGATCGGGTATACGCCCGGCGGCTCGGCGGACCTCACGTCGCGCCTGATGGGGCAGTGGCTGTCGGAAAAGCTCGGCCAATCCTTCGTCATCGAGAACCGGCCGGGTGGCGGCACCAATATCGCGACCGAGTCCGTGCTGCGCGCCACGCCCGACGGCTATACGCTGCTGCTGGTCGCGCCGGCCAATGCGATCAATGCCACGCTGTACGACAAGCTGCCGTTCGATTTCATGAAGGAGGTGGAGCCGATCGCCGGCATCATCCGCTTTCCCAATGTCGTGGTGGTGCATCCCTCGCTGCCGATCAAGACGATTCCCGAACTGATCGCCTACGCCAAGGCCAATCCTGGCAAGCTCAACATGGCGTCGTCAGGCAACGGGTCGACGATCCACATGTCGGGCGAGCTGTTCAAGATGCTGACCGGGATCAACATGCAGCATGTGCCCTACCGGGGCGGCGCGCCGGCGCTCACCGACATGCTCTCCGGCCAGATGCATGTCATGTTCGACAACCTTCCGACCTGCGCCGAGCACGTCAAATCCGGCAAGCTGCGGGGGCTTGCGGTTACCAGCACGACGCGCTCGGACGTGTTGCCGGATCTGCCGCTGGTCGCCGATTTCCTTTCCGGTTACGAGGCGAGCGCCTGGTACGGCCTCGCCGCGCCGAAAGGTACACCGGCGGAAATCGTCGACAGGCTCAACAAGGCAGTCAACGAAATCCTCGCCGATCCCAAGGCGAAGGCGCGCTTTGCCGAGATCGGCGCCATCCTGCTGCCGGGCTCGCCCGCCGATTTCGGTAAGCTGGTGGCTGACGAAACCGAGAAGTGGGGCAAGGTGGTCAAGTTCGCCGGCGCCAAGGTGGACTAG
- the fcl gene encoding GDP-L-fucose synthase yields the protein MASLPFELKGKTVYVAGHRGMVGAALVRRLAAEHVELLTATRSEVDLRDQAAVNAWFAAKRPQVVFLAAAKVGGIVANNTLRAEFLYDNLAIASNVIHAAHVSGAEKLMFLGSSCIYPKLAPQPLREDCMLTGPLEPTNEPYAIAKIAGIKMVEAYRSQYGADFINVMPTNLYGSGDNYHPEYSHVVAALIRRFHEAKQSGAREVVVWGTGTPRREFLYVDDLADACIHLMKTYSDSELVNIGTGQDITIAEFARVVAATVGYTGEISFDTSRPDGTPRKLLDVSRLAKLGWRASTSLEDGIRLAYQAFLSETK from the coding sequence ATGGCAAGCCTGCCGTTTGAGCTGAAAGGCAAGACCGTCTACGTCGCCGGCCATCGCGGCATGGTCGGCGCGGCACTGGTGCGCCGGCTGGCTGCGGAACACGTCGAACTCCTGACCGCGACCCGAAGCGAGGTCGATCTGCGCGATCAGGCTGCAGTGAACGCGTGGTTCGCCGCCAAACGTCCGCAGGTGGTGTTTCTGGCCGCGGCCAAGGTCGGCGGCATCGTCGCCAACAACACGCTGCGCGCCGAATTCCTCTACGATAATCTCGCAATCGCTTCGAACGTGATCCACGCGGCGCATGTCAGCGGCGCCGAGAAGCTGATGTTCCTGGGCTCGTCCTGCATCTATCCCAAGCTGGCGCCGCAGCCGCTGCGCGAGGATTGCATGCTGACGGGGCCGCTGGAACCGACCAACGAGCCCTATGCGATTGCCAAGATCGCCGGCATCAAGATGGTGGAGGCCTATCGCAGCCAGTATGGCGCCGACTTCATCAACGTGATGCCGACCAACCTCTATGGCAGCGGCGACAATTATCATCCCGAATACAGCCATGTCGTCGCCGCGCTGATCCGCCGTTTCCACGAGGCAAAGCAATCCGGCGCCAGGGAGGTCGTGGTTTGGGGCACCGGCACGCCGCGGCGGGAATTCCTCTATGTCGACGATCTCGCCGACGCCTGCATCCATCTGATGAAGACCTATTCGGACAGCGAACTGGTCAATATCGGTACCGGCCAGGACATCACCATCGCCGAGTTCGCCCGCGTGGTCGCGGCAACCGTGGGTTACACCGGCGAGATCAGCTTCGACACCTCACGCCCCGACGGCACGCCGCGCAAGCTGCTGGATGTCAGCCGGCTGGCAAAACTCGGCTGGCGGGCCAGCACCTCCCTTGAGGACGGCATCAGGCTCGCCTATCAGGCGTTCCTGAGCGAGACGAAGTGA
- the gmd gene encoding GDP-mannose 4,6-dehydratase, which produces MAAQDSQRRVALITGVTGQDGAYLAEYLLGLGYEVHGIKRRSSSFNTARIDHLYQDPHSRNVPFLLHYGDMTDSTNLIRLMQQIRPTEIYNLAAQSHVGVSFESPEYTANADAIGVLRLLEAIRILGMEKETRFYQASTSELYGLVQEVPQKETTPFYPRSPYGVAKLYGYWITVNYREAYGMFASNGILFNHESPIRGETFVTRKITRSVARIEVGLEDTLYLGNLDAKRDWGHARDYIEGMHKILQADAPDDFVLATGETRSVREFVEVAFAEVGRHIEWRGQGVNETGVDAKSGKTILRIDPVYFRPTEVDLLVGDASKARDKLGWKPTTSFAQLVKEMVASDLAEARREVANGKPAV; this is translated from the coding sequence ATGGCGGCTCAGGATTCACAGCGGCGCGTGGCGCTGATCACCGGCGTTACCGGGCAGGACGGCGCCTATCTCGCCGAATATCTGCTCGGCCTCGGCTATGAGGTCCACGGCATCAAGCGGCGGTCGTCCTCGTTCAACACCGCGCGCATCGATCACCTCTACCAGGATCCGCATTCCCGCAACGTGCCGTTCCTGCTGCATTACGGCGACATGACCGACTCGACCAACCTGATCCGGCTGATGCAGCAGATCAGGCCGACCGAGATCTACAACCTCGCCGCCCAGAGCCATGTCGGCGTCAGCTTCGAAAGTCCGGAATATACCGCCAATGCCGACGCCATCGGCGTGCTGCGGCTTTTGGAAGCGATCCGCATTCTCGGCATGGAGAAGGAGACGCGGTTCTATCAGGCCTCGACCTCGGAGCTCTACGGCCTGGTCCAGGAAGTGCCGCAGAAGGAGACCACGCCGTTCTATCCGCGCTCGCCTTACGGCGTCGCCAAGCTGTATGGCTACTGGATCACGGTGAACTACCGCGAGGCCTACGGCATGTTTGCCTCGAACGGTATCCTGTTCAACCATGAGAGCCCGATCCGCGGCGAGACCTTCGTCACCCGCAAGATCACCCGCAGCGTCGCCCGCATCGAGGTCGGTCTCGAAGACACGCTCTATCTCGGCAATCTCGACGCCAAGCGCGACTGGGGCCATGCCCGGGATTATATCGAGGGCATGCACAAAATCCTGCAGGCGGACGCCCCCGACGACTTCGTGCTGGCGACCGGCGAGACCCGGTCGGTGCGCGAATTCGTCGAGGTGGCGTTTGCCGAAGTCGGCCGCCACATCGAATGGCGCGGCCAGGGCGTCAACGAGACCGGCGTCGACGCAAAATCCGGCAAGACCATTTTGCGCATCGATCCCGTCTATTTCCGGCCGACCGAGGTCGATCTTCTGGTCGGCGATGCCAGCAAGGCACGGGACAAGCTCGGCTGGAAGCCCACAACCTCCTTTGCGCAACTGGTCAAGGAAATGGTCGCGAGCGATCTCGCAGAAGCCCGGCGGGAGGTCGCCAATGGCAAGCCTGCCGTTTGA
- a CDS encoding Crp/Fnr family transcriptional regulator: MIAAEYLKRIAAWSRELNEREIEAARAGIVEKSYRANEHIFMRGDSFEYWTGVVTGLARMSTVSSGGKAATFAGLTAGAWFGEGSMLKGEPRRYDVVALRDTRLALMDRATFFWLFENSVAFNRFLVRQLNERLGQFIGALEHGRTLDATGRVARSIASLFNPILYPDMTRHLEITQEEIGALSGISRQNANQCLKRLEKEGLLRLEYGGVTIIELERLRHHGD; the protein is encoded by the coding sequence ATGATTGCTGCGGAATATCTCAAGCGCATCGCGGCCTGGTCGCGTGAACTGAACGAGCGGGAAATCGAGGCCGCGCGTGCCGGTATCGTGGAGAAATCCTATCGCGCCAACGAGCATATCTTCATGCGCGGCGACTCCTTCGAGTACTGGACCGGCGTTGTGACGGGCCTTGCCCGTATGAGTACCGTGTCGAGCGGCGGCAAGGCTGCGACCTTCGCCGGCCTCACGGCCGGCGCCTGGTTCGGCGAGGGCTCGATGCTCAAAGGCGAGCCGCGCCGTTACGACGTGGTGGCGTTGCGGGACACGCGGCTGGCGCTGATGGATCGCGCTACCTTCTTCTGGCTGTTCGAGAACAGCGTCGCGTTCAACCGCTTTCTGGTCCGGCAGCTCAACGAGCGGCTCGGCCAATTCATCGGGGCGCTGGAGCATGGCCGTACGCTGGATGCGACCGGCCGCGTGGCGCGGTCGATCGCCTCGCTGTTCAATCCGATCCTGTATCCGGACATGACCCGACATCTCGAGATCACGCAGGAAGAAATCGGAGCGCTCTCCGGTATCTCACGGCAAAATGCCAACCAGTGCCTGAAGCGGCTGGAGAAGGAAGGCTTGCTACGGCTCGAATATGGCGGCGTCACCATCATCGAACTCGAACGCTTGCGCCATCATGGCGATTAG
- a CDS encoding ABC transporter ATP-binding protein → MAHTLEVRGVSLRFGGVRALTEVSFGVNEGELFSIIGPNGAGKTSIVNCISGRYKPTEGKLFYRGKDITGLNPNARPRLGIGRTFQNLALFHHMSVLDNIMVGRHHLLKNNFITGSLYWLTGARREELEHRRKVEEIIDFLDLQSVRKATAGTLPYGLRKRVELARAMALEPQLILLDEPMAGMNFEEKEDMARYIVDLNEEFGMTVMMIEHDMGVVMDISHRVMVLDFGRKIAEGDPASVLADPHVKRAYLGEEDEVLVDPDDKPAPRESAA, encoded by the coding sequence GTGGCTCATACGTTGGAAGTGCGCGGGGTATCGCTGCGCTTCGGAGGCGTCCGCGCGCTGACCGAGGTCTCCTTCGGCGTGAACGAGGGCGAATTGTTCTCGATCATCGGCCCGAACGGCGCCGGCAAGACCTCGATCGTCAACTGCATTTCTGGCCGCTACAAACCGACCGAAGGAAAGCTGTTCTATCGGGGCAAGGACATCACCGGCCTTAACCCGAACGCGCGACCGCGGCTGGGCATCGGCCGCACCTTCCAGAACCTGGCACTGTTCCATCATATGAGCGTGCTCGACAACATCATGGTCGGGCGGCACCATTTGTTGAAGAACAATTTCATCACGGGATCCCTGTACTGGCTGACCGGCGCCCGGCGCGAGGAACTCGAACACCGCCGCAAGGTGGAAGAGATCATCGACTTCCTCGACCTGCAGTCGGTGCGCAAGGCCACCGCCGGCACCCTGCCCTACGGCCTGCGCAAGCGTGTCGAGCTGGCGCGCGCGATGGCGCTGGAGCCGCAACTGATCCTGCTCGACGAGCCGATGGCCGGCATGAACTTCGAAGAGAAGGAGGACATGGCGCGCTACATCGTCGATCTCAACGAAGAGTTCGGCATGACCGTGATGATGATCGAGCATGACATGGGCGTGGTGATGGACATCTCGCACCGCGTCATGGTTCTGGATTTCGGCCGCAAGATCGCCGAGGGCGATCCGGCGTCCGTGCTCGCCGATCCCCATGTGAAGCGCGCCTATCTCGGCGAAGAGGACGAGGTTCTGGTCGATCCCGACGACAAGCCGGCACCGCGGGAGAGTGCGGCATGA
- a CDS encoding long-chain fatty acid--CoA ligase, whose product MMDYAGRAAEADTFPKLLRLNAKEHGSEIALREKDLGLWRIFTWSDYQTRVHDFALGLIELGLKRGDVIGIIGDNRPDWVAAEIATHAIGAMSLGLYRDVLDEEAAYLLSYGEAKLVFAEDEEQVDKLLALADRAPNLKHIVYSDPRGMRKYDDPRLMEAEKLVKMGRDRAAREPGLYDRLVDETHGEDVAILCTTSGTTANPKLAMLAAGRVLKHCATYLAFDPKGPEDEYVSVLPLPWIMEQVYALGKGLLCRMKVNFVEEPETMMHDFREIAPTFVLFAPRLWESIAADVRAGVMDSSPLKQKLFDVGMKTGLSALAQGKHSILADQLLFRALRDRLGFTRLRSAATGGAALGPDTFKFFQAMGVPLRTLYGQTELLGAYTLHPAGKVDPDTTGVPMASDIEIRVDNPDVNGVGEIVVRHPNMFLGYYKNPEASVADIKDGWMHSGDAGYFNADRQLVVIDRIKDLAETSRGERFSPQYLENKLKFSPYIAETVVLGAGRDTLAAMICIRYSIISKWAEKNRISFTTYTDLSSRPEVYALLRKEVEGVNATLPPAQRISRFLLLYKELDADDGELTRTRKVRRSVINEKYADIIDAIYGGKSDIPVDTVIRFQDGTTQRIRTTLRVVDLGGPASMAEAAE is encoded by the coding sequence ATGATGGACTATGCCGGACGCGCCGCCGAAGCGGATACCTTTCCGAAGCTGTTGCGCCTCAACGCGAAAGAGCACGGCAGCGAAATTGCGCTGCGCGAAAAGGACCTCGGGCTGTGGCGTATCTTCACCTGGAGCGACTACCAGACGCGGGTCCATGATTTCGCGCTCGGCTTGATCGAACTGGGTCTCAAGCGCGGCGACGTCATCGGCATTATCGGCGACAACCGCCCCGACTGGGTCGCGGCAGAAATCGCAACGCATGCCATCGGCGCCATGAGCCTCGGCCTTTACCGCGACGTGCTGGATGAGGAAGCGGCCTATCTGCTCAGCTATGGCGAGGCCAAGCTGGTGTTCGCCGAGGACGAGGAGCAGGTCGACAAGCTGCTGGCGCTGGCCGACCGCGCGCCCAACCTCAAGCACATCGTCTATTCCGATCCGCGCGGGATGCGGAAATATGACGATCCGCGGCTGATGGAAGCGGAAAAGCTGGTCAAGATGGGCCGCGACCGCGCCGCGCGCGAGCCCGGTCTCTACGACCGGCTGGTGGACGAGACCCACGGCGAGGATGTCGCGATCCTCTGCACCACTTCGGGCACGACGGCGAACCCCAAGCTCGCGATGCTCGCGGCGGGACGCGTGCTGAAACATTGCGCGACCTATCTGGCGTTCGATCCGAAGGGGCCCGAGGACGAATACGTCTCGGTGCTGCCGCTGCCGTGGATCATGGAGCAGGTCTACGCGCTCGGCAAAGGGCTGCTCTGCCGGATGAAGGTCAACTTCGTCGAAGAGCCCGAGACCATGATGCACGATTTCCGCGAGATCGCGCCGACTTTCGTGCTGTTCGCGCCGCGGCTCTGGGAATCGATCGCCGCCGACGTGCGCGCCGGCGTGATGGACTCTTCGCCGCTGAAGCAAAAGCTGTTCGACGTCGGCATGAAGACCGGGCTTTCGGCGCTGGCGCAGGGCAAGCATTCGATACTTGCCGATCAGTTGCTGTTCCGCGCGCTGCGCGACCGGCTCGGCTTCACGCGGCTGCGCTCCGCTGCGACCGGCGGCGCTGCGCTCGGACCGGATACCTTCAAGTTCTTCCAGGCGATGGGCGTCCCGCTGCGCACGCTCTATGGCCAGACCGAACTGCTGGGAGCCTACACGTTGCATCCGGCCGGCAAGGTTGATCCTGATACGACCGGCGTGCCGATGGCCTCTGATATCGAGATCCGCGTCGACAATCCTGATGTCAACGGCGTCGGCGAGATCGTCGTGCGCCATCCCAACATGTTCCTCGGCTATTACAAGAATCCCGAGGCTTCGGTCGCCGACATCAAGGACGGCTGGATGCATTCCGGCGACGCCGGCTATTTCAACGCGGACAGGCAACTCGTCGTCATCGACCGCATCAAGGATCTCGCCGAGACCTCGCGCGGCGAGCGCTTCTCGCCGCAATATCTCGAGAACAAGCTGAAGTTCTCGCCCTACATCGCCGAGACCGTGGTGCTCGGCGCCGGCCGCGACACGCTGGCGGCGATGATCTGCATCCGCTACTCGATCATCTCGAAATGGGCGGAGAAGAATCGTATCTCGTTCACCACCTATACCGACCTCTCCTCGCGCCCCGAGGTCTATGCGCTGCTCCGCAAGGAGGTCGAGGGCGTCAACGCGACGCTGCCGCCGGCGCAGCGCATATCGCGCTTCCTCCTGCTCTACAAGGAACTCGACGCCGACGACGGCGAGCTGACGCGCACCCGCAAGGTCCGCCGCAGCGTCATCAACGAAAAATACGCCGACATCATCGACGCGATCTACGGAGGCAAGAGCGACATTCCCGTCGACACCGTGATCCGCTTCCAGGACGGCACCACCCAGCGCATCCGGACCACGCTCCGGGTCGTCGATCTCGGCGGGCCAGCGTCCATGGCGGAGGCCGCGGAATGA
- a CDS encoding branched-chain amino acid ABC transporter permease: MNTQLLIQLLVNGLVVGTLYGVVAMSFVLIYKATQVVNFAQGELLLVGAWVCWWLLTKYQVPFYLGMPITLVFMFLFGIAIQIVILRPMIGEPIISVIMVTIALSTVFSALMKWMFGVNLQPFPRIFQTQNINILGLQVQTVYLMSLAVSVAMMIGMAWFFRLSKYGLAMRATAFNQQVAQSLGISVKSVFAMAWAISATVSAVAGVVVAVVNGVSAGLSAYGVKVFPAAILGGLDSVGGAVLGGIIIGLLENVAHFLDSEYLHWGNLYEIAPFYALIIILMIKPYGLFGTKDIERV, translated from the coding sequence ATGAACACCCAGCTTCTCATACAGCTCCTGGTCAACGGCCTCGTGGTCGGCACGCTCTACGGCGTGGTCGCGATGTCGTTCGTGCTGATCTACAAGGCGACGCAGGTCGTGAACTTCGCGCAAGGCGAACTGCTGCTGGTCGGCGCCTGGGTGTGCTGGTGGCTGCTCACCAAATACCAGGTGCCGTTCTATCTGGGCATGCCGATCACGCTGGTGTTCATGTTCCTGTTCGGCATCGCGATCCAGATCGTCATCCTGCGGCCGATGATCGGCGAGCCGATCATTTCCGTGATCATGGTGACGATCGCGCTGTCGACGGTATTTTCAGCGCTGATGAAGTGGATGTTCGGCGTCAATCTGCAGCCATTCCCGCGCATCTTCCAGACCCAGAACATCAACATCCTCGGGCTGCAGGTGCAGACCGTCTATCTGATGAGCCTTGCGGTCTCGGTAGCGATGATGATCGGGATGGCGTGGTTCTTCCGCCTCTCCAAATATGGTCTCGCGATGCGCGCGACCGCGTTCAACCAGCAGGTCGCGCAGTCGCTCGGCATTTCCGTAAAGAGCGTTTTCGCGATGGCCTGGGCGATTTCGGCTACCGTCTCCGCCGTCGCGGGCGTGGTGGTGGCCGTCGTCAACGGCGTGTCGGCAGGGCTTTCCGCCTATGGCGTGAAGGTGTTTCCGGCGGCGATCCTCGGCGGTCTCGACAGCGTCGGCGGTGCGGTGCTCGGCGGCATCATCATCGGGCTGTTGGAAAACGTCGCGCACTTTCTCGACAGCGAATATCTGCACTGGGGCAATCTCTACGAGATCGCACCGTTCTATGCGCTCATCATTATTCTCATGATCAAGCCGTACGGCCTGTTCGGCACCAAAGACATCGAGCGGGTGTAG
- a CDS encoding branched-chain amino acid ABC transporter permease codes for MAGQTLIPAGDFRTSYAADTTAFPTTTSRNAMILGIVLICFAPHVVSAYALSLLIQIGIFGIAALGLNIVVGFTGQISIGHAAFFGFGAFTSAYLSNRFGIPVFFCIPLAGVVTAAVGLIFGLPAARLKGLYLAIATLAAQYILLDFFARAEWFTGGSVPASAEPFSIFGYMLRGDKQYFYVVLAYVIVCYLLVTNLIRSRDGRALVAVRDHYLSAEIMGINLTKYRTLSFGLAAFFAGVGGALYAHYNQVVSNEGFGIDRSIIFLAMIIIGGLGSIMGTLMGTAFMVLLPESMEWLSVALRDSPIDQFLGLKNNIAFLREMAIGVIIIVFLVFEPDGLAHRWRQIKAYWKLYPFSH; via the coding sequence ATGGCAGGCCAGACTCTCATTCCCGCCGGCGATTTCCGCACCAGCTATGCGGCGGATACCACCGCGTTTCCGACCACCACCAGCCGCAACGCGATGATCCTTGGCATCGTCCTGATCTGCTTTGCGCCCCATGTCGTCAGCGCCTACGCGCTCAGCCTGCTGATCCAGATCGGCATCTTCGGCATCGCAGCGCTTGGACTCAACATCGTCGTCGGCTTCACCGGCCAGATCTCGATCGGCCATGCCGCCTTTTTCGGCTTCGGCGCCTTCACCTCGGCCTATCTCTCGAACCGGTTCGGCATTCCCGTCTTCTTCTGCATTCCGCTCGCGGGTGTCGTCACGGCGGCCGTCGGCCTGATCTTCGGCCTGCCCGCCGCGCGGCTGAAGGGGCTTTACCTCGCGATCGCGACGCTGGCCGCGCAGTACATCCTGCTCGACTTCTTTGCCCGCGCGGAATGGTTCACCGGCGGCAGCGTGCCCGCCAGCGCCGAGCCGTTCTCGATCTTCGGCTACATGCTTCGCGGCGACAAACAGTACTTCTATGTCGTGCTGGCCTACGTCATCGTCTGCTATCTCTTGGTGACGAACCTGATCCGTTCACGCGACGGACGTGCGCTGGTCGCGGTGCGCGACCATTACCTGTCCGCCGAGATCATGGGCATCAACCTGACCAAATATCGCACGCTGTCGTTCGGCCTCGCCGCCTTCTTTGCGGGCGTCGGCGGCGCGCTCTATGCGCATTACAATCAGGTGGTCTCCAACGAAGGTTTTGGCATCGATCGCTCGATCATCTTCCTCGCGATGATCATCATCGGCGGCCTCGGTTCGATCATGGGCACGCTGATGGGCACGGCCTTCATGGTGCTGCTGCCGGAATCGATGGAATGGCTGAGCGTCGCGCTGCGCGACAGCCCGATCGATCAATTTCTTGGACTGAAGAACAACATCGCCTTCCTGCGCGAGATGGCCATCGGCGTGATCATCATCGTCTTTCTGGTGTTCGAGCCGGATGGATTGGCGCATCGATGGCGGCAGATCAAGGCGTACTGGAAACTCTACCCGTTCTCGCATTGA
- a CDS encoding ABC transporter substrate-binding protein, with protein sequence MTMKTLLSTASLALLLGSTAASAQAPIALGHLTDYSGPTSDVGTPFGQGVADTYAWINKNGGINGAKVNLDTVDYGYQVPRAIAQYKKWSGSDKVSAILGWGTADTEALTGFLAQDKIPDISASYAAALSDPTGAGGKAKPAPYNFFYGPSYSDAVRGMLTWAAEDWKSKGKPGKPKFVHMGANHPYPNAPKAAGEAIAAELGFELLPPIVFALTPGDYSAQCLTLKSSGANYAYLGNTAGSNISVLNACKAAGVDVQFLGNVWGMDENAAKAAGAAADGVVFPLRTAVAWGGNAPGMKTFTEISKMSDTAGTAYRPVHYIAGVCTALYMKEAVEWAAKNGGATGENVKKGFYQKKDWVPAGGEGICNPSTFTETDHRGTLKVDLYRMKVAGATDAPLNDLVKNGGIKMEKVKTIDLPRKPEWLGW encoded by the coding sequence ATGACGATGAAGACTCTATTGAGCACCGCCTCGCTTGCGTTGCTGCTGGGTTCTACCGCGGCATCGGCCCAGGCGCCGATCGCACTGGGGCATCTGACCGACTATTCAGGGCCCACTTCGGACGTCGGAACGCCGTTTGGACAGGGGGTCGCCGACACCTATGCATGGATCAACAAGAACGGCGGCATCAACGGCGCCAAGGTCAACCTTGATACCGTCGATTACGGCTATCAGGTTCCGCGCGCGATTGCGCAGTACAAGAAATGGTCGGGGTCCGACAAGGTCTCCGCCATTCTCGGCTGGGGCACCGCCGATACAGAAGCGCTGACGGGATTCCTGGCCCAGGACAAGATCCCGGATATTTCGGCATCCTATGCCGCAGCGCTCTCCGATCCCACCGGCGCCGGCGGCAAGGCCAAGCCCGCGCCCTACAACTTCTTCTACGGTCCTAGCTACTCGGACGCGGTACGCGGCATGCTGACCTGGGCTGCCGAGGACTGGAAGTCCAAGGGCAAGCCCGGCAAGCCGAAGTTCGTCCATATGGGCGCCAACCACCCCTATCCGAACGCGCCGAAGGCGGCGGGTGAAGCGATTGCCGCCGAACTCGGCTTCGAGCTGCTGCCGCCGATCGTGTTCGCATTGACGCCCGGCGACTACAGCGCGCAGTGCCTGACGCTGAAGAGCTCGGGCGCGAACTACGCCTATCTCGGCAACACCGCCGGCTCAAACATCTCCGTACTCAACGCCTGCAAGGCCGCCGGCGTCGACGTGCAGTTCCTCGGCAACGTCTGGGGCATGGACGAGAACGCCGCCAAGGCCGCCGGCGCTGCCGCCGACGGCGTGGTGTTCCCGCTGCGCACTGCAGTGGCATGGGGCGGCAACGCACCCGGCATGAAGACCTTTACGGAAATCTCCAAGATGTCTGATACGGCCGGCACCGCCTACCGTCCCGTGCATTACATCGCCGGCGTCTGCACCGCGCTCTACATGAAGGAAGCCGTCGAATGGGCTGCCAAGAACGGCGGCGCCACCGGCGAGAACGTCAAGAAGGGCTTCTACCAGAAGAAGGATTGGGTGCCCGCCGGCGGCGAAGGCATCTGCAACCCCTCGACCTTCACCGAGACCGATCACCGCGGCACGCTCAAGGTCGATCTCTATCGCATGAAGGTCGCCGGCGCGACCGATGCCCCGCTCAACGATCTCGTCAAGAACGGCGGCATCAAGATGGAGAAGGTGAAGACCATTGACCTGCCGCGCAAGCCCGAGTGGCTCGGCTGGTAA
- a CDS encoding ABC transporter ATP-binding protein, which translates to MTEATELNRPAPSAAPTAPLLSVHNIEVVYDKVILVLRGLSLEVSKGAIVALLGANGAGKSTTLKAISGLLKTEDGEVIRGEIVFDGERINGIDPDKIVRRGIFQVMEGRRIIADMTSIENLKLGAFTRTDNEVADDIDMVFRYFPRLKERTGLAGYLSGGEQQMLAIGRALMARPKMILMDEPSMGLSPLLVKEVFSIIKEINRDLDVTILLVEQNARAALSVASHGYIMEQGKVVLDGTAEELRDNEDVKEFYLGGAGDQRKSFKNLKSFKRRKRWL; encoded by the coding sequence ATGACTGAAGCAACCGAACTCAATCGACCTGCACCGTCAGCGGCACCGACCGCCCCGCTGCTCAGCGTCCACAACATCGAGGTGGTCTACGACAAGGTCATCCTGGTGCTGCGGGGCTTGAGCCTCGAAGTGTCGAAGGGCGCCATCGTGGCGCTGCTCGGCGCCAACGGGGCCGGCAAATCGACGACGCTGAAGGCGATCTCGGGCCTGCTCAAGACCGAGGACGGCGAAGTGATCCGCGGCGAAATCGTCTTCGACGGCGAGCGCATCAACGGGATCGATCCCGACAAGATCGTCCGACGCGGCATCTTCCAGGTGATGGAGGGCCGCCGCATCATCGCCGACATGACATCGATCGAAAACCTCAAGCTCGGCGCCTTCACCCGCACCGACAACGAGGTCGCCGACGACATCGACATGGTGTTCAGATATTTCCCGCGGCTGAAGGAGCGCACCGGGCTAGCCGGCTATCTCTCCGGCGGCGAGCAGCAGATGCTGGCGATCGGCCGTGCGCTGATGGCGCGCCCCAAGATGATCCTGATGGACGAGCCGTCGATGGGTCTCTCCCCGCTTCTGGTCAAGGAAGTGTTCTCCATCATCAAGGAGATCAACCGCGATCTCGACGTCACCATTCTCCTGGTGGAGCAGAACGCGCGCGCGGCGCTGTCGGTGGCGAGCCACGGCTACATCATGGAACAGGGCAAGGTCGTGCTCGACGGCACGGCCGAAGAATTGCGCGACAATGAGGACGTCAAGGAATTCTACCTCGGCGGCGCCGGCGACCAGCGCAAGAGCTTCAAGAACCTGAAGAGCTTCAAGCGGCGAAAGCGGTGGCTGTGA